A stretch of Perognathus longimembris pacificus isolate PPM17 chromosome 1, ASM2315922v1, whole genome shotgun sequence DNA encodes these proteins:
- the Smug1 gene encoding single-strand selective monofunctional uracil DNA glycosylase has protein sequence MDVSQAFPLEPLHEPAGVPLETAPCPGSLAESFLQEELRLNAQLKQLQFSEPVGIIYNPVDYAWEPHRNYVTRYCQNPKEILFLGMNPGPFGMAQTGVPFGEVNVVRDWLGIGGTVLTPPQEHPKRPVLGLECPQSEVSGARFWGFFQNLCVQPEVFFHHCFVHNLCPLLFLAPSGRNLTPAELPAKQREQLLSLCDAALCRQVQLLRVRLVVGVGRLAEQRARRALAGLMPEVRVEGLLHPSPRSPQANKGWEAAAKERLSDLGLLPLLTK, from the exons ATGGATGTGTCCCAGGCCTTCCCACTGGAGCCCCTTCACGAGCCTGCAGGTGTCCCGTTGGAGACCGCACCTTGCCCTGGAAGCTTGGCtgagagcttcctgcaggaggagCTTCGGCTCAATGCACAGCTGAAGCAGCTGCAGTTTTCTGAGCCTGTGGGCATCATCTACAATCCAGTGGATTATGCGTGGGAGCCCCATCGAAACTATGTGACTCGCTACTGCCAGAACCCCAAGGAAATACTCTTCCTGGGCATGAACCCGGGCCCTTTCGGCATGGCCCAGACTGGG GTACCCTTTGGGGAAGTAAATGTGGTCCGGGATTGGTTGGGCATTGGGGGGACTGTGTTGACCCCTCCTCAAGAACACCCAAAGCGACCAGTGCTGGGACTGGAGTGTCCCCAGTCAGAGGTGAGCGGTGCCCGATTCTGGGGATTTTTCCAGAACCTCTGTGTACAGCCTGAAGTCTTCTTCCACCACTGCTTTGTCCACAATCTGTGTCCACTGCTCTTCCTGGCTCCCAGCGGCCGGAACCTCACTCCAGCTGAGCTGCCGGCCAAGCAACGGGAGCAGCTCCTCAGCCTCTGTGACGCAGCCCTCTGCCGGCAGGTGCAGCTGCTGAGGGTGCGGCTGGTGGTAGGAGTGGGGCGGCTGGCAGAACAGCGGGCACGGCGGGCTCTGGCAGGCCTGATGCCGGAGGTCCGGGTGGAAGGGCTCTTGCACCCCTCTCCCAGAAGTCCCCAGGCCAACAAGGGCTGGGAGGCAGCAGCCAAGGAAAGACTCAGTGATCTGGGGCTGCTGCCCCTGCTCACTAAGTGA